In Ignavibacteriota bacterium, one genomic interval encodes:
- a CDS encoding glycoside hydrolase family 28 protein, which produces MRYVKNHIESFLNNFNKIHLLFKFSIIYSAFLLFPQDLVLGEVKDYNILDYGAKSNCNTLNHIYIQAAIDDAYKNGGGKVIVPPGIFLTGSFYLKSNVELQIDKGAVLVGSTDISDYKNIDDWKALILAENQSNIKITGDGIIDGQGRSLALKIDSLFYAGKLDSIYYNKNRKRPNEHIRPELIKFYKCDSIEIKNINLKNSSCWVQTYQLCSNLKIDNIKVISDAYWNNDGLDIVDCKNVHVFNCYINSADDGICLKSEDSSALNENIVIENNTIRSSASAVKFGTASSGGFKNITIKNIKVFDTFRSAIALESVDGGILEDVYIKNITAYNTRNAVFIKLGHRNVDGKIGTLKNIVIKDIKVHIPFNVPDLNYEIRGPELSFIHNPFPASITGLPENFIENVTLENFEIVYPGKGNNGLANLPLFKLKDVPENEKEYPEFHMFGELPSWAFYIRHVKNLTMKNFIIVAENPDYRPAFVFDDVEKLNLEKIDILEDEIDKHQIILFNVKDYFIDDKLEKELFIIK; this is translated from the coding sequence TTGCGCTATGTGAAAAATCATATTGAATCATTTCTTAATAATTTCAATAAAATACACCTTCTTTTTAAATTCTCAATTATATACTCTGCATTTTTATTATTCCCGCAAGATTTAGTTTTAGGAGAAGTAAAAGATTATAACATTTTAGATTATGGTGCAAAATCAAATTGTAACACTTTAAATCATATTTATATTCAAGCCGCAATAGATGATGCCTATAAAAATGGAGGAGGAAAGGTTATTGTACCACCTGGAATATTTTTAACAGGATCATTTTATCTTAAATCAAATGTTGAATTGCAAATTGATAAAGGAGCTGTATTAGTCGGCTCTACAGATATTAGCGATTATAAAAATATAGATGATTGGAAAGCTCTTATATTAGCTGAAAATCAGAGCAATATAAAAATTACAGGCGATGGAATAATTGACGGTCAGGGAAGAAGTTTAGCATTAAAAATTGACAGTTTATTTTATGCCGGTAAATTAGATTCTATTTATTATAATAAAAACAGAAAAAGACCAAATGAACATATTAGGCCTGAATTAATCAAATTTTATAAATGTGATTCTATTGAAATAAAAAATATAAATCTTAAAAATTCTTCATGCTGGGTGCAGACTTATCAATTATGCAGCAATTTGAAAATAGATAATATTAAAGTTATAAGTGATGCTTATTGGAATAATGACGGTTTGGATATCGTTGACTGTAAAAATGTTCATGTTTTTAATTGTTATATAAATTCAGCTGATGATGGAATTTGTTTAAAATCTGAAGATAGTAGTGCATTAAATGAAAATATCGTTATTGAAAATAATACGATAAGATCAAGCGCAAGTGCGGTAAAATTCGGCACTGCATCATCCGGCGGATTTAAAAATATTACAATTAAAAATATCAAAGTATTTGATACATTCAGATCAGCAATAGCATTAGAATCTGTCGACGGCGGTATTTTAGAAGATGTTTATATTAAAAACATTACTGCATATAATACAAGAAATGCGGTTTTTATAAAATTAGGACATAGAAACGTTGATGGTAAAATAGGAACCCTTAAAAATATTGTAATAAAAGATATAAAAGTTCATATTCCATTTAATGTACCTGATTTAAATTATGAAATTCGCGGACCGGAATTATCATTCATTCACAATCCATTTCCCGCATCAATTACAGGGCTTCCGGAAAACTTTATTGAAAATGTTACTTTAGAGAATTTTGAAATAGTTTATCCAGGTAAAGGCAATAATGGATTAGCCAATCTACCCTTATTTAAATTAAAAGATGTTCCGGAAAATGAAAAGGAGTACCCTGAATTTCACATGTTTGGTGAATTACCTTCTTGGGCATTTTATATTCGGCATGTAAAAAATTTGACTATGAAAAATTTCATCATTGTTGCAGAGAATCCAGATTATAGACCGGCTTTTGTTTTTGATGATGTTGAAAAATTAAATTTAGAAAAAATTGATATTTTGGAAGATGAAATTGATAAGCATCAAATAATTCTATTTAATGTTAAAGATTATTTCATTGATGATAAATTAGAAAAAGAACTATTTATAATTAAATGA